A stretch of DNA from Montipora foliosa isolate CH-2021 chromosome 4, ASM3666993v2, whole genome shotgun sequence:
CACTGCTGTCCCTCGCAAAAGTCTTCCGAAGGTTGAAATGCAAAACAGTTCCGTTCTAAGGTTGAACATAGGACCCATGCCCCTTACTAGCTCGGTCGTGAGACAAGTGATTGTCATGAAATTTTAATCAACTTTACGTTACATGTGCGGTTCATCAATAATGGAATCCCTACAAGAAAACGCCACGCATTTTCTTTCTGTTGCATAAAGGGTTTTGATGCTAGCGACATATTCATAAAATCAGAAAGATATTTCAAGCGTACACTTTGACGGGTAGCACTCCGTGGCTCGTCAGTGTCACATGTAACAAGAAGGCAGTTGATTGAAGAAACTGGTGACGTCATAGTAATCAGCCTCGCAGAGAACTATGTTGAAGTGAAGAAAAAACTTGTCGCCAACGCAGAATCTGTAATGGCAGACTTGACAAGCAAAGCAGTCGAGATGATATATGTGTTCACGAGCCCGCATCACCATTTCCAGCGGCGGTATGGCTTTCATGCACTGCGAACAAACCCCTGTAGGACCAAACAGTCTGCAAAAAACCGCAACAAAAAATTAGGAGGAAGTTATTTTGCAACCAGCTATTGTCTTAACATGAAAATGCCTTTCGAATAACcataccatttttttttttcaatcagtaTATGATGATGCACTTGATCATTTGAGCCAAATAAGACAACTGAAATACATAAATCCCGTGGGAA
This window harbors:
- the LOC137999022 gene encoding LIM domain only protein 3-like; the encoded protein is MEDTDKADKKEEEPNTTREQKICAQCRKGIEGKFLLKALDRYWHEECLKCSYCSTQLAELSFKFYLKGDLILCKRDYIRLFGPTGVCSQCMKAIPPLEMVMRAREHIYHLDCFACQVCHYRFCVGDKFFLHFNIVLCEADYYDVTSFFNQLPSCYM